The following DNA comes from Hordeum vulgare subsp. vulgare chromosome 3H, MorexV3_pseudomolecules_assembly, whole genome shotgun sequence.
TTTGATCGGTACTACTATGACAATTGAACAAAGCAAATCCTATATGATGATGTTTAAACTGCTTAAGCAACTGCGTAAGGGCGGCATCACAAGACGTCATTCAATTGTCTATAGTTTTGCAAATCTCACTTCTTGATACGGGGACCTGCCATATTATAATCGTGATAGAAACATTGGTAAAGGTATTCTGGATGACCTGATACATAGAGAAACATTCCCAGGCCTCTTTATTAGGCACCAACGCAACATCAGCAGATCTCACAAATATCACATCAGCTTCCAAACATTCATCAACCTTTATGTTCCATCGCAGTAAAAAATATTAGCAGTGTAATCGATGGGATTCCCCGTCCAAAGAACTCTTAACAAGAAGCAACCAGAAGAACAGCAGGATCAGAGACGAGATATCCCTAACTAGGAACATGTAGTAGCAGTGGAAATGGAAACTGATAGTTAAATGGCACGGCAAAGTAAAACATAACAAAAAATCAACTCTAGTTAAGATACCATCTCATTTGTTGTTTTCAGGGTAGTCCAAGTTACAGTATATCAAAGAATGTTTGATGTTGCATATTTTGTGTTTTGTTATTAAAAAAACTGAGTTCCATGTTTTACCGCGGCAGTCCTTGTCTGTCGTTGGTAAAACAGTGGTGAGAAGATGGGCCCGTAGCAAAAGGATGGTACAATGAAGGAAAAGGTGAACAAACAACTCTTGACAGATAAAACTATGAGTTAAGAACTTAAAAGAGACAATCGATCAAGAACAGGAAAAGGTTGATTGATTACAACTGGGTTAACTTCTGCTCCTGTGTTTCAAACTGTCCATCCATGGCCCTAAGAACCATATTATTCGAAACATAATAGAACTATTGACAACAATATTCTGAACACCCGCATACATAGAGAACATTACCAGGCCCCTTTATTGGTTGGTGATTGAAACTTTGCTTTCTTAGGCGTCGACTCAGACATCAGCAGATCTCACACACATAAACATCATTGTCCATCCATTCATCTATGTTAACATTCAACCGCAGTAAAAAATAATTAGGACTGCAACCACAAGAACAGCAGTATCAGAGCGAAGATATCCCAAACTAGAAACCTGCTAGTAGCATCTAGTTGCAAACAATGCAGTGAGCACAATAAAGTCTTGTTGACAAAAGGATATTCAGATCAGTAGATCACCATAGTGTCTAATTTGATGGCGTTCCTTATGCAAAAGAACCACAAAATACAGTACTTATTCTACCATTTTTTTTCCTTTAGACCAAAATACAAGGCTGAAACTGAGCAAAAGAAAACAAGCAACATGGAATTCGACAAAATTTACAGTAGTTTCAAGGGTTATTGGTTCAGTTAGAAACCAATGGGTGTTCTAGAATGGTAAATATCGCCCTAGTGCTATAAGCATTGACAGAAATTGATTTTCTTACGCACCAGCGCAACATCAGCAGATCTCACAAACATCACATCAACTTCCAACCATTCATCTACCTTTACGTTCCATCTTGGTAAAAAAAAATATTAGCAGTGTAATTGATGGGATTCCCCATCCAAAGAACTCCAACCAACAAGCAAACAGAAGGACAGCAGGGTTGGAGAGAAGATACACCCAACTAGGAACCTGTTAGTAGCATCTAGTGACAGAATATTAGAAGTCGAAATGTAAACATAACATAAATTTATCTCTAGTTCTACAGGACAAGGCCAAAGTTTACAGAAGCTATGTAGCTTAAAACATAACAAGAGTTCAGCCCTAGTTCAAGAATTTTGGTACAACAACTATGTAAGATGCCATATTAATTGACTTCAGGGTAGTCCAAGTTACAGTACATCAAAGAATGTTTCCTATTGCATGTTTTGTGTTCATTATAAAAAGAACAGAGTTCCATGTTTTACTGCGTCAGTCCTTGTCTGCGATTAGTAAAACAGAGGGGAGAAGATAGACCCATCGCAAAAGAATGGTACAACAAAGAAAAGGGTGACCAAACAACTCTTGACAAATAAAAAATCAAGATAAGAGCGTAAATAGAGGCACAGATCAGTTAAAACTTAAAAGTGAACCAACAAAGAAATGGATGTTCATGACAACTGGGTAAACTTCTGCTGCTATGTTTCAAACTATCAATGTGTGGCCCTAAGAACCTTATCATTAAAATCTTATCATAATAGAACTATTGACAACCATATTCTGGATGCCCTCATAGGCTCATACATAGAGAACATTACCAGGCCCCTTTATTGGTTGGTGACTGCAACCTTGCTTTCTTAGGCACCAACCCGACATCAGCAGATCTCACACACATAAACAGGATTCCCCATCCACAGAATTGTCAAGAAGTCAACCAGAAGAATAGCAGAGCCAGAGCTAAGATATCTGCAACTGGGAACCTGCTAGTAGCATCTACTGGCAAGCAGTAATAGTGAACACGGCAACATACAGTTGATGACGTGACAAGGGCAATATAATGCTGCAGTGACATAACAAAAATTCCAATTAGGTTGAAGAAATTTGCTGGCAGCAGCTACAGTAAGCCAACACTTCGATTGTTGCTATAGGGTAGTCGAAGTTTCGGTTTATCAAAAAAATgtttggtgttgcatatgtttattTATGCTAAGGAATCTTACTTCCATGATTTAATGTGTCAGTGCTGGTCTGCTATTGGTAAAGAAGAGGAAAGAAGATATAACCATTGCAAAATGATGGCACGATGAAGGAAAAGGTGAATAAACAATCCCCTTGATGAATAGAACAATCAAGACTTGACAAGAGCATAGACAAAGGCAATAAATCTATTCAAAGTGAAAAACAAAAGGGTTGATTCATAAACTTCAGCTGCTATGTTTTGACTCGTCAATGTATGCTCCTAAGAGGTAGGGCACTTGGTTCCAGGTGCCACGACCCTTGTGGTATATCACGCTCTCTGATTTCAATGACAATAAAAGCAGGAACTCGATGGGAAAAGCTGAGCATTTCAGACTTTGAAATCCACCTTGTCAAATGGAAATCTTCCAGCGATGCTCTCTGGAAAAATGATAAGCAGCCTTTTACGCGAGTCAAGCTGCATGCATTAACTCCATTCTCATCAGTATAATCTGAGAGGATCTCAACCATGCGAGGTTCACATTTGTCAATATCAGTGCCATTTAAGGTAATCTTCCAATTTTTGTACATTGCCCATATTTCCCCTTTCTTCGGGAAGATTCGATAGAAAAACTTCTTTGAACTCCAGTCACACTGTACAGGATGAGAGAAAGCTGATATGTCCTTGTAAGTAGTTTCAGTGCCAGCTCGAAATACCCCACAAGCAACCGGTAAACCATCTTCAACCCATCGTATTTCTTCATTAAGCATTGGATGTGGTTCCAACTTCAACACAAAAACTGTAGCATCTGAAACCACATGGATTATTCTGACATAAGACCTAGGCATCCGATCCCGAGCATCGTACACAGCCCATATCTGCCCCTCCATAAAATCTTCAGGTGACAATTTGTTATTGTAGTTCATCACTCCTTGCTGGGAAATACCTGAACCTAAATTATTATTGTAGTTCATCACTCCTTCATGAAAGCCATTTGTGTCACTATGCAAACCAGAAAGCGGGGACAAAGGAGTCACACTTGCCAATGTATTTTGATGCTGCAGATTTTCTGGTACAATAGAATGTTCAAGCTCCAGGACTGTCCCAGCATCATGAGTAAATCTAAATGAAGGGATCATGTGAGAAAACATGAGCAGATTGTCACTACAGACTTGTAATACCTGCTCCCTCCCACTCCTCATGTACCTCTGGAAAACACTTTTAAATCCATCTACCTTTACCAAGGGTGCAACTGTACAACCTGAGTCTTCTGAATAACTGGTAAGAATTTCTACAGCAGAAAAGGCACTCTTCTTCCGCATTTCAGGATTACTGCACCACCCAATGTCCCAGTCACTGTAGATGGCCCATGCTTCTCCTCTCCGGGGATATAATTCAAGATGCTGATTTACATTATCACAAGATATTTCGTGGGAGAACATACTCAGAGAAGATAGCGACATTTGCCGTTCTTCAGCAATGAAGGTTCCACAGACGAATGGCAAGCTTGCAATTAACCACTCCTTCTCTTCATGAGATTGCGGGCATGGTTTGAACCACGATACATATAGCTGCATCTTATCTGTCAAAACTTTATTTATTCGTGCATATCTGCGAGGAAACTTCTCCCAGTCATAACCTGCCCAGATCTGGCCAGTAGCAAACTGGTGTATCGATCTGTCCTCCTCAAAGTTATGATGGTCATACTGTTGACTAGAGCAGGGGTCATCTTGTATGGCATCTGAGAGATCAGCAAAGCAGCCGTCGGGATCTTCCTCCGAAGAGGACACAGAATACACGTCCTTCTCCCATGCACTCTTAAGCTTCTTGTCTGCATGGTTTTCCTCAGGCAACTCGAACTCACCATCATCACCTAAAAAGCAATGATCGGTCCTCTTGGTTTTGGAAGAACTAGCCACGTTTGAACAATTTCCTACATCCAAAAATGGTCGGTCAACCTGCCAAACATGCTTCGTGTCCACGCTTTTTACTCTATCCAGGTCAGGATTTGTGCCGAGAGGAGTTGCTGACCCATCGACATGCATCCGTTCGGTCTGCGAAATGGAATCACGCCGCAAGTCAGCGTGAGCACTGCTAAACGCACCAACTGCCATCTGCTTGACCGAACCCCCCGCCGTGTTGCTCGAGTCGAAGCTGGCCCTCTTGGCCGGGTCGGACAGCACCTTGTAGGCGTCGTGGACGAGACGGAGCGCCAGGTCGGCGCCGGGGAGGGCGTCCCTGACGGGCTCCAGCTGGGCCAGGAGGGCCCTGTGCCGCGCCTCGATGGCGGCGGCGCCGTCCCCGGGCAGGACCTGGAGGGCCCGGTACCAGTGCGGCGTGCGGCCGGCGGGGGCGGCGCAGAGGACCTCCAGCACGGCGAGCATCTCGACGGCGCCGTCGAGGCCGGGGTTGGTCTGGAGCGTCTCCAGCAGCAGCGTCCTGGCGCCGGTGTAGTCCCCGGCCCGCATCCTCGCCGAGATCGCCTCCCGGTCCGCCTCGCCGTCCCCATCCTCCATCCTGCAGCCAGAAATCCTCGTCAGAGCCGAACTCGATCCCCGCATTCGATCCCCGTGCGATACAAATCGGCAATCACGCTCCGTGGCACGAAGCCGGAACCTCACCTGCCGCGCCCACCGGCCGGGACGGGGGACGAATTCGAATCGAGGTGCCCCTGAACCCTAGCGCGGGGACGGCGATTTCCGCCGCGATTTGGGGTTTGACTCTTCGGCGCTGCTACGGCGAGCGCAGCGACTTCCCCAGTAGGGGTCAATGGCCGGTTCGAGCTCTACAACTTCATTCTGTGGCCTACGGTGTGGCAGCGACCCCACCGCTTCCCTCGTGGGCTAGGCCTCCCCAGACCGACAAGCGAATGGGCTGGCAAGTCAATAGGAGAGCAAGCGAGCAACTGGGTGCGTTTGGACCCCAAGCAAAATCAGTTATATCTTTGCCAGGCTAGAAAACACGTTTGGTATAACCCAAAAAATATCGTTTCTGAGGGCAAGTTAGGTGGTGTTTCTTTACCCAGGGACTA
Coding sequences within:
- the LOC123445309 gene encoding uncharacterized protein LOC123445309, with translation MEDGDGEADREAISARMRAGDYTGARTLLLETLQTNPGLDGAVEMLAVLEVLCAAPAGRTPHWYRALQVLPGDGAAAIEARHRALLAQLEPVRDALPGADLALRLVHDAYKVLSDPAKRASFDSSNTAGGSVKQMAVGAFSSAHADLRRDSISQTERMHVDGSATPLGTNPDLDRVKSVDTKHVWQVDRPFLDVGNCSNVASSSKTKRTDHCFLGDDGEFELPEENHADKKLKSAWEKDVYSVSSSEEDPDGCFADLSDAIQDDPCSSQQYDHHNFEEDRSIHQFATGQIWAGYDWEKFPRRYARINKVLTDKMQLYVSWFKPCPQSHEEKEWLIASLPFVCGTFIAEERQMSLSSLSMFSHEISCDNVNQHLELYPRRGEAWAIYSDWDIGWCSNPEMRKKSAFSAVEILTSYSEDSGCTVAPLVKVDGFKSVFQRYMRSGREQVLQVCSDNLLMFSHMIPSFRFTHDAGTVLELEHSIVPENLQHQNTLASVTPLSPLSGLHSDTNGFHEGVMNYNNNLGSGISQQGVMNYNNKLSPEDFMEGQIWAVYDARDRMPRSYVRIIHVVSDATVFVLKLEPHPMLNEEIRWVEDGLPVACGVFRAGTETTYKDISAFSHPVQCDWSSKKFFYRIFPKKGEIWAMYKNWKITLNGTDIDKCEPRMVEILSDYTDENGVNACSLTRVKGCLSFFQRASLEDFHLTRWISKSEMLSFSHRVPAFIVIEIRERDIPQGSWHLEPSALPLRSIH